A single window of Rhodococcus jostii RHA1 DNA harbors:
- a CDS encoding glyceraldehyde-3-phosphate dehydrogenase, which produces MSTVELAQWNSEEALAEAMIPIIGGLHRRRSVTILLHSRSLVNKSVISILRTHRFARQISGDELSVEETFPFLEALTHLNLRPSKIDLGLLVMAYRANGDGASVPEFVARSLADLVGGAQTSPAQPQDVILYGFGRIGRLVARLLIEKAGSGNGLNLRAVVVRKGGSDDLTKRASLLRRDSVHGQFNGTIKVDTDNNTLIANGNVIKFIYSNDPESLDYTEHGIDNAILIDNTGIWRDRDGLSKHLRPGVAKVVLTAPGKGDVPNIVHGVNHRDLDPNEQIVSCASCTTNAIVPPLKTMDDEFGVSRGHVETVHSFTNDQNLLDNYHKADRRGRSAPFNLVLTETGAASAVAKALPELKAKITGNSIRVPTPDVSVAILHLQLGRETTREEVLEHLSQESLTGALSRNLDYTAATDAVSSDFIGSRAACIVDANATIVDGDTAILYVWYDNEFGYSCQVVRTVQYLSGVEYPIYPAVDAADAMSVG; this is translated from the coding sequence GTGAGCACAGTGGAACTGGCCCAGTGGAACTCCGAGGAAGCTCTCGCGGAGGCGATGATCCCGATCATCGGCGGCCTGCACCGCAGACGCTCGGTGACCATTCTGCTTCACAGTCGCTCCCTGGTGAACAAGTCGGTCATCAGTATCCTGCGGACCCATCGTTTCGCCCGGCAGATCAGCGGCGATGAACTGTCGGTCGAGGAGACGTTCCCCTTCCTCGAAGCGCTGACTCACCTCAATCTTCGGCCCTCGAAGATCGACCTCGGACTGCTGGTGATGGCCTATCGCGCCAACGGTGACGGAGCATCGGTCCCAGAGTTCGTTGCACGGAGCCTCGCCGACCTGGTCGGCGGCGCCCAGACGAGTCCCGCGCAGCCGCAGGACGTGATCCTGTACGGATTCGGGCGAATCGGTCGCCTCGTCGCTCGACTGCTTATCGAGAAGGCCGGCTCGGGCAATGGGCTGAACCTGCGTGCCGTGGTGGTCCGCAAAGGTGGCAGCGACGATCTGACCAAGCGCGCATCGTTGCTGCGCCGTGACTCCGTCCACGGGCAGTTCAACGGCACGATCAAGGTCGATACCGACAACAACACGCTGATCGCCAACGGCAACGTCATCAAGTTCATCTACAGCAACGACCCGGAGAGCCTCGACTACACCGAGCATGGCATCGACAACGCCATCCTGATCGACAACACCGGAATCTGGCGCGACCGCGACGGACTGTCGAAGCACCTCCGCCCCGGAGTCGCGAAGGTGGTGCTCACCGCGCCCGGCAAGGGAGACGTCCCGAACATCGTGCACGGCGTCAATCACCGCGACCTCGACCCGAACGAGCAGATCGTGTCGTGCGCGTCCTGCACCACCAATGCCATCGTCCCGCCGCTGAAGACCATGGACGACGAATTCGGTGTGTCCCGAGGCCACGTCGAGACCGTGCACTCGTTCACCAACGACCAGAACCTCTTGGACAACTATCACAAGGCCGACCGTCGTGGTCGTTCGGCGCCGTTCAACCTCGTGCTCACCGAGACCGGCGCCGCGTCGGCGGTCGCCAAGGCGCTCCCCGAGCTGAAGGCCAAGATCACTGGCAACTCGATCCGCGTTCCCACTCCGGACGTATCCGTCGCCATCCTCCACCTTCAGCTGGGTCGTGAGACCACCAGGGAGGAGGTGCTCGAGCATCTCAGCCAGGAGTCGCTCACCGGAGCGCTGAGCCGGAACCTCGACTACACCGCTGCAACCGATGCCGTGTCCAGTGACTTCATCGGTTCGCGCGCCGCGTGCATCGTCGACGCGAACGCGACGATCGTCGACGGCGACACCGCCATCCTCTACGTCTGGTATGACAACGAGTTCGGATACTCGTGCCAGGTGGTGCGCACTGTCCAGTACCTGTCCGGTGTGGAGTACCCCATCTACCCCGCGGTCGACGCCGCTGATGCGATGTCCGTGGGCTGA
- the dnaB gene encoding replicative DNA helicase, with protein sequence MAVVDDRGRSEYPGPPDAEPGEEFGRQPPQDMAAEQSVLGGMLLSKDAIADVLEVLRPGDFYRPAHQSVYDVILDLYSRGEPADPVTVSAELDRRGELRRIGGAPYLVTLTQTVPTAANAGYYAEIVAEKAILRRLVDAGTRIVQYGYTGADGQDVAEVVDRAQAEIFEVTERRTTEDFVPLEELLQPTMDEIDSIASRGGISLGVPTGFVELDEITNGLHPGQMIIVAARPGVGKSTLGMDFLRSCSVKHGMASVMFSLEMSKTEIVMRLLSAEAKIKLGDMRSGKMTDDDWTKLARRMSEISEAPLFIDDSPNLTMMEIRAKARRLKQKHDIKLIVIDYLQLMSSGKKVESRQQEVSEFSRSLKLLAKELEVPVVAICQLNRGPEQRQDKRPQVADLRESGSLEQDADMVILLYRPDATERDDPRGGEADLILGKHRNGPTATITVAHQLHLSKFVDMARG encoded by the coding sequence GTGGCTGTAGTAGACGATCGGGGCCGTTCCGAATACCCGGGTCCGCCTGACGCGGAGCCCGGCGAAGAGTTCGGCCGGCAGCCACCTCAGGACATGGCGGCGGAGCAGTCCGTGCTCGGCGGCATGCTCCTCAGCAAGGACGCCATCGCGGACGTGCTCGAGGTGCTCCGTCCCGGCGACTTCTACCGTCCCGCGCACCAGTCGGTGTACGACGTGATCCTGGACCTCTACAGCCGCGGTGAGCCCGCCGACCCGGTCACGGTGTCCGCGGAGCTGGATCGTCGTGGCGAGCTCCGTCGCATCGGTGGAGCGCCTTATCTGGTGACGCTCACCCAGACCGTGCCCACCGCCGCCAACGCCGGCTACTACGCCGAGATCGTGGCGGAGAAGGCCATCCTGCGCCGCCTCGTCGACGCCGGCACCCGCATCGTCCAGTACGGCTACACCGGCGCCGACGGTCAGGACGTCGCCGAGGTCGTCGACCGCGCGCAGGCCGAGATCTTCGAGGTCACCGAACGCCGCACCACCGAGGACTTCGTCCCCCTCGAGGAGCTCCTGCAGCCCACGATGGACGAGATCGACTCCATCGCCAGCCGCGGCGGCATCTCCCTCGGTGTGCCCACCGGCTTCGTCGAACTCGACGAGATCACCAACGGCCTCCACCCCGGCCAGATGATCATCGTCGCGGCCCGACCCGGTGTGGGTAAGTCCACACTCGGAATGGATTTTTTGCGCTCCTGCTCCGTGAAGCACGGCATGGCCAGCGTCATGTTCTCGCTCGAGATGAGCAAGACCGAGATCGTCATGCGTCTGCTGTCGGCGGAGGCGAAGATCAAGCTCGGCGACATGCGCTCCGGCAAGATGACCGACGACGACTGGACGAAGCTCGCTCGACGTATGAGTGAGATCAGTGAAGCGCCGCTGTTCATCGACGACTCCCCCAACCTCACGATGATGGAGATCCGCGCAAAAGCCCGGCGGCTCAAGCAGAAACACGACATCAAGCTGATCGTGATCGACTACCTGCAGCTGATGAGCTCAGGTAAGAAGGTCGAGTCACGTCAGCAGGAAGTCTCCGAGTTCTCCCGTAGCCTCAAGCTTTTGGCGAAGGAACTCGAGGTTCCCGTGGTCGCGATCTGCCAGCTGAACCGTGGTCCCGAGCAGCGACAGGACAAGCGCCCCCAGGTCGCCGACCTTCGTGAGTCGGGATCGCTCGAGCAGGACGCCGACATGGTGATCCTGCTCTACCGCCCCGACGCCACCGAACGCGACGACCCCCGCGGCGGTGAGGCCGACCTCATCCTCGGCAAGCACCGTAACGGCCCGACCGCGACAATCACGGTGGCGCACCAGCTTCACCTGTCCAAGTTCGTCGACATGGCGCGGGGCTAG
- the rplI gene encoding 50S ribosomal protein L9 encodes MKLILTADVDNLGAPGDTVEVKDGYGRNYLLPRGLAIVATRGAEKQVEGIRRAQEARAVRGLDHAKELKDAIEGLENISLSVKTAGDSGKLFGSVTAADVAGAIKAAGGPVVDKRNLELPKAHIKATGKHAIVVNLHPDVVAKFHLNVVGA; translated from the coding sequence ATGAAGCTCATCCTCACCGCTGACGTGGACAACCTCGGTGCGCCTGGCGACACCGTCGAGGTCAAGGACGGTTACGGCCGCAACTACCTGCTGCCCCGCGGCCTGGCCATCGTCGCCACCCGTGGCGCCGAGAAGCAGGTCGAGGGCATCCGTCGTGCGCAGGAAGCCCGCGCCGTGCGCGGACTCGACCACGCCAAGGAGCTCAAGGACGCCATCGAGGGCCTCGAGAACATCTCGCTGTCGGTCAAGACCGCCGGTGACTCGGGCAAGCTCTTCGGTTCGGTTACCGCCGCCGATGTCGCCGGTGCCATCAAGGCCGCCGGTGGACCCGTCGTCGACAAGCGCAACCTGGAGCTGCCGAAGGCTCACATCAAGGCGACCGGCAAGCACGCCATCGTCGTGAACCTGCACCCCGACGTGGTTGCGAAGTTCCACCTGAACGTCGTCGGCGCCTAG
- the rpsR gene encoding 30S ribosomal protein S18 produces the protein MPKPPLRDKVMKKKICIFCKEKNTQINYKDTTLLRKYVSDRGKIRARRVTGNCVQHQRDVAIAVKNSREVALLPYATVAR, from the coding sequence ATGCCGAAGCCGCCCTTGCGCGACAAGGTAATGAAGAAGAAGATCTGCATCTTCTGCAAAGAGAAGAACACGCAGATCAACTACAAGGACACGACGCTTCTGCGTAAGTACGTCAGCGACCGCGGCAAGATCCGCGCGCGCCGTGTCACCGGCAACTGCGTCCAGCACCAGCGCGACGTTGCCATTGCCGTCAAGAACTCACGTGAGGTGGCGTTGCTGCCTTACGCCACCGTGGCTCGCTAA
- a CDS encoding single-stranded DNA-binding protein, which translates to MAGDTVITVIGNLTADPELRFTPAGAAVANFTVASTPRTFDRQTNEWKDGEALFLRCNIWREAAENVAESLTRGSRVIVSGRLKQRSYETREGEKRTVVELEVDEIGPSLRYATAKVNKANRGGGSGGGFGSSGGSGGGRPQSNTGGDDPWGSAPQASGSFGGSGGGSDEPPF; encoded by the coding sequence ATGGCAGGCGACACCGTCATCACCGTCATCGGAAACTTGACGGCTGATCCGGAGCTTCGATTCACCCCCGCGGGAGCCGCGGTCGCGAACTTCACTGTCGCGTCCACGCCCCGCACCTTCGACCGTCAGACCAATGAATGGAAAGACGGCGAAGCACTGTTTCTGCGTTGCAACATCTGGCGCGAGGCAGCCGAGAACGTCGCGGAGAGCTTGACCCGTGGCTCGCGAGTGATCGTGAGTGGCCGGCTCAAGCAGCGTTCGTACGAAACTCGTGAAGGTGAAAAGCGCACTGTCGTCGAGCTCGAGGTCGACGAGATCGGCCCCTCGCTGAGGTACGCCACGGCCAAGGTCAACAAGGCCAACCGTGGTGGCGGCAGCGGCGGTGGCTTCGGTTCCTCCGGCGGATCGGGCGGCGGACGTCCGCAATCCAACACCGGCGGAGATGATCCGTGGGGCAGCGCGCCGCAGGCGTCCGGCTCCTTCGGAGGCTCTGGTGGCGGGAGCGACGAACCCCCGTTCTGA
- the rpsF gene encoding 30S ribosomal protein S6: MRHYELMVILDPSLDERTVAPSLDTFLNVVRQDGGKIDKVDVWGKRRLAYEILKHSEGIYAVIDISATPATVAELDRQLGLNESVLRTKVLRHNK; the protein is encoded by the coding sequence ATGCGTCATTACGAATTGATGGTCATCCTTGACCCCAGCCTGGACGAGCGCACTGTTGCTCCTTCGCTGGATACGTTCCTCAATGTTGTTCGCCAGGACGGCGGCAAGATCGACAAGGTCGATGTCTGGGGTAAGCGTCGTCTCGCCTACGAGATCCTGAAGCACAGCGAAGGCATCTACGCGGTGATCGACATCAGCGCTACTCCCGCCACCGTCGCAGAGCTCGACCGTCAGCTCGGTCTGAACGAGTCGGTGCTGCGTACGAAGGTTCTGCGCCACAACAAGTGA
- a CDS encoding DUF2945 domain-containing protein, translated as MAEEKKFRQGDEVEWKTHGTTTSGTVEEEITEDTEAAGRTVRASEDDPQYRVVSDKSGRDAVHKPDALRRASD; from the coding sequence ATGGCAGAAGAGAAGAAATTCCGACAGGGCGACGAGGTGGAGTGGAAGACCCACGGCACCACCACGTCGGGGACGGTCGAGGAGGAGATCACCGAGGACACCGAGGCGGCGGGCCGCACGGTGCGGGCGTCCGAGGACGACCCGCAGTACCGCGTCGTCAGCGACAAGAGCGGGCGGGACGCCGTCCACAAACCCGACGCCCTGCGCCGGGCGAGCGACTGA
- a CDS encoding glycosyltransferase 87 family protein, translating to MHIGARQRSPITALVVGLAGLSMLAGYLQKARCAGAPFDGVGRSLIFDRIKDTQVCYSDIQFLWLGRDVNLHVFPYVTGGINADGILTGGTVEYPVLSGVLMWLGGIGSHTDADFLLHSALILAPFGLLTAWMLGRLAGWWALLWSATPPLVLYAFHNWELPVVATSVAAIFVMTLERIPLRARAVLAAVLLAVGFCLKVYPGAFVLPLIAYVLTRNGTAGRRYDVRGAVMVAVAAISTVVAVNLPFALISYSGWRASFTFQENRQADLTTNSIWYWGLRPLFGPVADDVPLPAYDQTVSLLSPLLVCAAFAIALRLGWLRFQRDGAYPWIAVSAAMLCGFLLLHKVHSPQYTLWLIPFFVLLRVPWGLVAAYLVADLSMGIGVFKYFGALAAQTDASTFEVLVKFGVWGRAGLLVVLFFVFLRAAQRHPPVRGRTGPESGRRPVLKSPEPVR from the coding sequence ATGCACATCGGAGCTCGGCAGCGGTCGCCGATCACGGCGCTCGTCGTCGGGTTGGCGGGCCTCTCCATGCTCGCCGGCTACCTGCAGAAGGCGCGGTGCGCCGGGGCTCCGTTCGACGGCGTCGGGCGATCCCTGATCTTCGACCGCATCAAGGACACGCAGGTCTGCTACTCCGACATCCAGTTCCTGTGGCTCGGACGCGACGTCAACCTGCACGTCTTCCCGTACGTCACCGGGGGGATCAACGCCGACGGCATCCTCACCGGCGGCACCGTGGAGTACCCGGTGCTGAGCGGTGTGCTGATGTGGCTCGGCGGCATCGGTTCACACACCGACGCCGACTTCCTGCTGCACTCGGCGCTGATCCTCGCCCCGTTCGGCCTGCTCACGGCGTGGATGCTCGGACGTCTGGCCGGCTGGTGGGCACTGTTGTGGTCGGCCACGCCGCCGCTGGTGCTGTACGCCTTCCACAACTGGGAACTGCCGGTGGTCGCGACGTCGGTGGCCGCGATCTTCGTCATGACACTCGAACGGATCCCCCTCCGTGCCCGAGCCGTCCTCGCGGCGGTGCTCCTCGCCGTCGGCTTCTGCCTGAAGGTGTATCCGGGTGCGTTCGTGCTGCCGCTGATCGCCTACGTCCTCACCCGGAACGGCACCGCCGGGCGGCGCTACGACGTGCGCGGCGCGGTGATGGTCGCGGTGGCTGCGATCTCCACCGTCGTGGCGGTGAACCTGCCGTTCGCCCTCATCTCCTACAGCGGATGGCGGGCGTCGTTCACGTTCCAGGAGAACCGTCAGGCCGACCTCACCACCAACTCCATCTGGTACTGGGGCCTGCGACCGCTGTTCGGGCCGGTCGCCGACGACGTCCCGCTCCCCGCGTACGACCAGACGGTGAGCCTGCTGTCGCCGCTCCTCGTGTGCGCGGCGTTCGCGATCGCCCTGCGTCTCGGCTGGCTGCGGTTCCAACGCGACGGCGCCTACCCGTGGATCGCCGTCAGCGCCGCCATGCTCTGCGGATTCCTGCTGCTGCACAAGGTGCATTCGCCGCAGTACACGTTGTGGCTGATCCCGTTCTTCGTCTTGCTGCGCGTCCCGTGGGGGCTCGTCGCGGCGTATCTGGTGGCCGACCTGTCGATGGGGATCGGCGTCTTCAAGTACTTCGGCGCCCTCGCCGCTCAGACCGACGCGTCGACGTTCGAGGTTCTCGTGAAGTTCGGGGTCTGGGGCCGCGCGGGACTGCTGGTGGTGCTGTTCTTCGTGTTCCTGCGTGCCGCCCAACGGCATCCGCCCGTCCGCGGGCGCACCGGTCCCGAGTCCGGCCGACGGCCGGTGCTGAAATCTCCCGAGCCGGTGCGATGA
- a CDS encoding GNAT family N-acetyltransferase, with protein sequence MSESWFAHPTLTGRHVRLEPLGDNHVDGLVDAVDDPRIFHWTSAAIADRGDAVAFVRTADEDPTRLAYAQIDVTTERIVGSTSLYLIDPKNRSLAIGHTWLSRSAQGTLINPEAKLLLLRRAFEDLGAVRVEWHTDERNAHSRGAIAKLGAEFEGILRKHRRRRDGTWRNTALFSMIDEEWPRICPRLEARVEG encoded by the coding sequence ATGAGCGAATCCTGGTTCGCGCACCCCACACTGACCGGACGGCACGTACGACTCGAACCGCTGGGCGACAACCATGTCGACGGCCTGGTGGACGCCGTCGACGACCCCCGCATCTTCCACTGGACGTCCGCCGCGATCGCCGACCGCGGCGACGCGGTGGCGTTCGTCCGCACCGCCGACGAGGATCCGACCCGCCTCGCGTACGCGCAGATCGACGTCACCACCGAGAGGATCGTCGGCTCGACGTCGCTGTATCTGATCGACCCGAAGAATCGCAGCCTCGCGATCGGGCACACCTGGTTGTCCCGTTCCGCGCAGGGCACGCTCATCAATCCGGAGGCGAAACTGCTGTTGCTGAGGCGGGCGTTCGAAGACCTCGGCGCGGTCCGCGTCGAATGGCACACCGACGAACGCAACGCCCACTCCCGCGGCGCCATCGCGAAGCTGGGGGCCGAGTTCGAGGGAATCCTCCGCAAGCACCGACGTCGCCGCGACGGGACGTGGCGCAACACCGCACTGTTCTCGATGATCGACGAGGAGTGGCCGCGCATCTGCCCCCGACTCGAGGCTCGAGTCGAGGGCTGA
- a CDS encoding alpha/beta hydrolase, with protein MALDAHAAELIAGLQAQGLKAFEHSTVEEARAVVATFAGLQAPPEPVARVEDAHYESGGAQIALRVYVPEGRAPHPVVLYFHGGGFVAGDIDVVDEPARAVANGAGAIVVAATYRRAPEHRFPAAADDAAAALQWVADNVASYGGDPGNVVVMGDSAGGNLAAVTALRARDEGGPRLRGQVLIYPVIDPNADLPSRQEFAEGYVIGAGDLDWFWSNYLSSPEDAKHPYAVPSRAAGFEGLPPALVLTTENEVARDEAEAYAESLRQAGVDTEAIRFDGLIHGSFWMSGVVPRSAEMRSAVVEFVKRVTATAPVV; from the coding sequence ATGGCACTCGACGCACACGCAGCAGAATTGATCGCCGGACTACAGGCGCAGGGGCTGAAAGCTTTCGAGCACAGCACCGTGGAGGAGGCGCGGGCGGTGGTGGCGACGTTCGCCGGACTGCAGGCGCCGCCCGAACCCGTCGCCCGGGTGGAGGACGCGCACTACGAGAGCGGCGGAGCGCAGATCGCGCTGCGGGTCTACGTGCCGGAGGGCCGGGCACCGCACCCGGTGGTCCTGTACTTCCACGGCGGCGGGTTCGTCGCCGGCGACATCGACGTCGTCGACGAACCGGCGCGGGCGGTCGCGAACGGCGCGGGCGCAATCGTCGTTGCCGCGACGTACCGCCGCGCCCCGGAACACCGGTTCCCGGCCGCCGCCGACGACGCTGCCGCCGCCCTGCAGTGGGTGGCCGACAACGTCGCAAGTTACGGCGGTGACCCCGGCAACGTCGTCGTCATGGGTGACAGCGCCGGCGGCAACCTGGCCGCCGTCACCGCGCTGCGGGCCCGGGACGAGGGCGGACCGCGCCTGCGGGGGCAGGTGCTGATCTACCCGGTGATCGATCCGAACGCGGACCTCCCGTCCCGGCAGGAGTTCGCCGAGGGGTACGTGATCGGCGCCGGGGACCTCGACTGGTTCTGGAGCAACTACCTGTCCTCGCCGGAGGATGCGAAACACCCGTACGCCGTACCGAGTCGCGCCGCCGGTTTCGAGGGGTTGCCGCCGGCCCTCGTGCTCACCACCGAGAACGAGGTGGCCCGCGACGAGGCGGAGGCGTACGCCGAGTCGTTGCGGCAGGCCGGCGTCGATACCGAGGCGATCCGCTTCGACGGGCTGATTCACGGATCGTTCTGGATGTCCGGGGTGGTGCCGCGCAGCGCCGAAATGCGCTCGGCGGTCGTCGAGTTCGTGAAGAGGGTGACGGCCACCGCTCCCGTCGTGTGA